Sequence from the Blochmannia endosymbiont of Colobopsis nipponica genome:
ATCTAAATACTAACCTAAACATAAATTCACAAAATTTGAATAAAACACCACTCATTTTATAACTTTAATATTTTCAAAACAACAATCCACAATGTTCTAATTATATCTAATAATTTCTTCAATAGATTTACCACGTTTAGCAGCGATAATCTCAGGAGATTTCATATTAAGAAGAGCATTCATTGTTGCTCGAACTACGTTAATAGGATTAGTAGAACCATAAGTTTTGGCCAAAACATTATGAACACCAGCTACCTCCAAAATAGCACGTATCGCGCCTCCAGCTATAATCCCAGTACCTTCAGAAGCCGGCTTAATAAATACGTAAGAACCGGTATACGTACCTTCGATGACATGCTGCAAAGTACCATTCTTTAATATAATACTAATCATACTACGGCGAGCTTTTTCCATAGACTTTTGGATAGCTGATGGGACTTCACGTGCTTTGCCATAACCAAATCCTACACGCCCATTATTATCGCCAACAACAGTCAATGCTGTAAAGCTAAAAACACGACCGCCTTTTACAGTTTTAGATACACGATTTACAGTAATTAATTTCTCTCGCAACTCACTAACTTGCTTTTCAGTAAATAAATAATCCATAACAACAATTCATTACCTCTAATTCTTATTTAAAAACATAAACCCACTTTTCGCGCAGCTTCCGCTAAAGCTTGAACACGACCATGATATTTAAATCCAGATCTGTCAAAAGATAATTTTGTGATACCTTTTTCCATTGCACGCTTTGCAATAACCTTGCCTACTAAAGAAGCTGCATTCTTATTGCTAGTAATTTTTAATTGTTTTGCAATACAATCTTCTAACGTAGAAGCTGAAACCAACGTAAAAGAAGCACAATCTATTACTTGAGCATAGATATGCCTCGAAGTACGATGTACGACCAAACGACAAGCTTTTAACTCACGAAATTTTTTCCTTAAACTCGTCGCCCTACGCATACGAGATATTTTCTTAATATTCATAAACCACATGTATCCTAATAAACAACTATAACTATCTTTTTTTAGTTTCTTTAATATATACAAACTCATCTACATAACGAATACCCTTTCCTTTAAAAGGTTCTGGAGGGCGTAACGAACGTAAATCGGCTGATACCTGACCAACAAGTTGTTTATCAATACCTTTTAATATAATTTCAGTTTGACCTGAACATTCCACGCTGATACCTGCTGGTAATTCATAATTAATAGAATGAGAAAAACCTACTGATAAAATAATTACTTTGTCATTAATTATAACTCGATAACCTATACCTACTAATTGTAACCTTTTAATAAATTGTTGACTAACACCAATCATCATATTTCTCAATAACGAACACATGGTACCTGCCAACGCTCTATATTTAGCTTGATTGCAATACGTAGAAAGAATGAGACTTTTATCACATCGATGCACATTTACATAATCATGCATAATTTGACTTAATTCCCCATAATTACCACAAACCTTAATAGATTTACCATTAATTTTTGTAATTACACCTTCAGGAATAAGAACTAATAATTTAGTAGCACGAGACATAATTTCCCCTGATCAAGCTACATAACAAATTATTTCACCACCAATACCAAATCGACGAGCCATCTTATCTGTAATTACTCCTTGAGATGTGGAAATAATAACAATACCCATTCCTGACATTACTTCTGGTATATCATGTTTCTTTTTGTAAACACGCAATCCTGGGCGACTAACACGACGAATGAACTCAATAACAGGTTTATCTTGAAAATATTTTAAAGTTAATACCAATATTGGCTTAGTATTATTTATTACATTATATTTTACAATATAACCTTCCTTAACTAATAAGTCAGCAATAGACCCCTTCATTTTAGAAAAAGGAGTAGATATTGAGTTTTTACTTGAAGATTGACCATTACGGATACAACTCAACATATCCGAAATTGGATCTTGCATACTCATTCTTCTTTTAAATTCCCTCAAAATTATAAAATTGATAAAACAAGAGAAACCAGTTACCAACTTGCCTTTCTTAAACCCGGTATTTCACCCCGCATAGCAGCTTCTCGCAATTTAATACGACTTAAACCAAACTTTCTTAAAAAAGCATGAGGCCTACCTGTTAAGCTACATCGATTACGACGACGAGACGGACTAGAATCACGCGGCAATTTCTGTAATCGTAAAATTGCTTGCCATCTTTTAGCATGCGAAACCTTACTATTAGAAATAATAGACTTCAATTTAGTACGTTGATTAAAAAACTTACTAACTAATGCAGCTCGTTTCAATTCACGAGCCACTACTGACTGTTTTGTCACATACTACTCCCAATAATATTTATTTTCTAAATGGAAACTGAAAAGCAGCTAATAAAGCATAACCCTCACTATTAGATTTTGCGGTGGTAGTAATTGCTATATCTACACCACAAGTCCTATCGACCTTATTATAATCAATTTCTGGAAAAACAATCTGTTCACGTATGCCAAAATTATAATTACCATACCTATCAAACGATTTATTAGACAAACCACGAAAATCCCTAATACGAGGTATAGCGACAAAAATTAATTTTTTTAAAAAATCCCACATACGTACATCACGTAATGTAACTTTACAACCAATAGAAAAACCTTGACGAATCTTAAAACTAGCAATTGACTTTTTTGCTTTGGTAATAAAAGGTTTTTGTCCTGAAATTGCAGCTAAATCCATCATAGCATTTTCTAATTTTTTTTTATCTGTTCCTAATATACCTAAACCCATATTTAAGGTAATTTTTCTAATCTTAGGTACTTCCATAACAGATCGATAATCAAAGTCACGCATTAATCGAGGAACTACCACGTCTCTATAAAAATCATATAAATCCGACATTCTAACTTACCGCAACTTAAACATTCTCTCCACTAGATTTAAAAACACGAACCTTTTTGCCATCTTTAATCTTAAAAACCACCTTATCTAATCTACCACATGTAACATTAAATATAGCAATATTAGAAATATCAATAGGCGACTCTTTCTCAAAGATACCACCAAGCTTTTTCATTGCTGGTACTGACTTCTGATGTTTTTTTACCAAGTTCAAACCTTCAATAAAAACCCTGCCAGAAGCTAAAATAAACTTGACTTTACCATGCTTGCCTTTATTCGCTCCCTTTAATACAATAACTTCATCGCCACAACGAATTTTTGCTGACATAAATTACCTTTTAATACTACATATATTAAAGAACTTCTGGCGCTAAAGAAACAATCTTCATAAATTTTTCATTACGCAACTCTCTAGTAACAGGGCCAAAAACACGAGTACCAATAGGCTGTTCATTAACATCATTAAGCAAAACACAAGAATTAGTATCAAACCTTATCAAAGAACCATCTGAACGACGCACACCTTTCTTAGTACGTACTACTACAGCTTTCACAATATCACCCTTTTTAACTTTACCTCGAGGCATCGCATCCTTAATAGCTACTTTAATTATATCACCAATAGCCGCATATCGACGACGAGAACCACCAAGCACTTTAATACACATTACGAAACGAGCCCCAGAATTATCAGCTACGCTTAATATACTTTGTTCTTGAATCATAATAAATTACCTTCAATCCTTAAAGTTAAAACAAAACAAATCAAAACACAACCACTCTCTAAAAATTTTTTAAAATACATATTAAAAAACAGTCTTCTTAACGATCGAAACTAAAATCCAAGACTTAGTTTTAGAAATCGGACGACACTCTTTAATTTTAATAATATCTCCAATACGACTATCATTATTTTCATCATGCACATGCAATTTCGTTGTACGTCTTATAAATTTCCTATAAATAGGATGTTTAATAAACCTTTCTATCGATACGACAACTGATTTTTCCATTTTATCACTAATTACACGACCATGCAAAATATTAATTCTATTAGACATCATAAGACCTAGTTTTATTAGATAAATAAGTTTTAATTCGAGCAATATTACGACGTATCTCTTTTAATAAATGAGTTTGATTGACTTGACCCATTCTTATTTGCATACGAACATTTATTTGTGTATGTAAAAGGTTTAATAAATCAAAATTCAATTCTTCAACATTTTTCTTATGTAATTTTCGTAACTTCATATATTAACCAACTTTTGTAACAATAACAGTCTTAACAGGTAATTTTGAAGATGCCAACTTAAAAGCCATCCTCACTAAATCCTCAGGAACACCGGACATTTCATATAAAACCCTGCCAGGTTGTACTAAAGCTACCCAATATTCCACATTACCTTTACCCTTCCCCATACGAACTTCTAATGGTTTTTTAGTAATTGGCTTATCTGGAAAAATTCGAATCCAGATTTTTCCCTGACGCTTCACTGCGCGAGTCATGGCACGCCTCGCTGCTTCTATCTGATTAGAAGTTAATCGACCATGGCTAATAGCCTTTAAGCCAAAATCACCAAAATCAACAGAAATACCAACTGCTACACCACGATTTCTACCCTTGTGCATTTTTTGAAACTTTGTGCGTTTCGGTTGTAACATAAATTACCTTTCCTAAACATTATTTAATACGCCCCCTACGAGACGGTTTTTTAATTTGAGCAGATGTAGTTACAGTAACTGGAGTAATAATTGGCATACCACCTAAAATTTCACCTCTAAATACCCATACTTTTACACCAATAATTCCATAAGTAGTGCGTGCTTCAGACATACTATAATCTATATCAGCACGTAA
This genomic interval carries:
- the rpsE gene encoding 30S ribosomal protein S5; this encodes MDYLFTEKQVSELREKLITVNRVSKTVKGGRVFSFTALTVVGDNNGRVGFGYGKAREVPSAIQKSMEKARRSMISIILKNGTLQHVIEGTYTGSYVFIKPASEGTGIIAGGAIRAILEVAGVHNVLAKTYGSTNPINVVRATMNALLNMKSPEIIAAKRGKSIEEIIRYN
- the rpmC gene encoding 50S ribosomal protein L29, yielding MKLRKLHKKNVEELNFDLLNLLHTQINVRMQIRMGQVNQTHLLKEIRRNIARIKTYLSNKTRSYDV
- the rplF gene encoding 50S ribosomal protein L6; this translates as MSRATKLLVLIPEGVITKINGKSIKVCGNYGELSQIMHDYVNVHRCDKSLILSTYCNQAKYRALAGTMCSLLRNMMIGVSQQFIKRLQLVGIGYRVIINDKVIILSVGFSHSINYELPAGISVECSGQTEIILKGIDKQLVGQVSADLRSLRPPEPFKGKGIRYVDEFVYIKETKKR
- the rpsH gene encoding 30S ribosomal protein S8, whose product is MSMQDPISDMLSCIRNGQSSSKNSISTPFSKMKGSIADLLVKEGYIVKYNVINNTKPILVLTLKYFQDKPVIEFIRRVSRPGLRVYKKKHDIPEVMSGMGIVIISTSQGVITDKMARRFGIGGEIICYVA
- the rpsN gene encoding 30S ribosomal protein S14, with translation MTKQSVVARELKRAALVSKFFNQRTKLKSIISNSKVSHAKRWQAILRLQKLPRDSSPSRRRNRCSLTGRPHAFLRKFGLSRIKLREAAMRGEIPGLRKASW
- the rplR gene encoding 50S ribosomal protein L18, producing the protein MNIKKISRMRRATSLRKKFRELKACRLVVHRTSRHIYAQVIDCASFTLVSASTLEDCIAKQLKITSNKNAASLVGKVIAKRAMEKGITKLSFDRSGFKYHGRVQALAEAARKVGLCF
- the rplP gene encoding 50S ribosomal protein L16, which encodes MLQPKRTKFQKMHKGRNRGVAVGISVDFGDFGLKAISHGRLTSNQIEAARRAMTRAVKRQGKIWIRIFPDKPITKKPLEVRMGKGKGNVEYWVALVQPGRVLYEMSGVPEDLVRMAFKLASSKLPVKTVIVTKVG
- the rplE gene encoding 50S ribosomal protein L5; translation: MSDLYDFYRDVVVPRLMRDFDYRSVMEVPKIRKITLNMGLGILGTDKKKLENAMMDLAAISGQKPFITKAKKSIASFKIRQGFSIGCKVTLRDVRMWDFLKKLIFVAIPRIRDFRGLSNKSFDRYGNYNFGIREQIVFPEIDYNKVDRTCGVDIAITTTAKSNSEGYALLAAFQFPFRK
- the rplN gene encoding 50S ribosomal protein L14; this encodes MIQEQSILSVADNSGARFVMCIKVLGGSRRRYAAIGDIIKVAIKDAMPRGKVKKGDIVKAVVVRTKKGVRRSDGSLIRFDTNSCVLLNDVNEQPIGTRVFGPVTRELRNEKFMKIVSLAPEVL
- the rpsQ gene encoding 30S ribosomal protein S17, with amino-acid sequence MSNRINILHGRVISDKMEKSVVVSIERFIKHPIYRKFIRRTTKLHVHDENNDSRIGDIIKIKECRPISKTKSWILVSIVKKTVF
- the rplX gene encoding 50S ribosomal protein L24; the encoded protein is MSAKIRCGDEVIVLKGANKGKHGKVKFILASGRVFIEGLNLVKKHQKSVPAMKKLGGIFEKESPIDISNIAIFNVTCGRLDKVVFKIKDGKKVRVFKSSGENV